Proteins from a single region of Deltaproteobacteria bacterium:
- a CDS encoding 1-acyl-sn-glycerol-3-phosphate acyltransferase has protein sequence MQRAADWLFTVPFLITFGLLLLVFDPLQRLARLAGARPHELVVGLLQVSLLWAFRLCGTRLQVERSPLVQPWTPYLVVANHQSMFDVPIFGALLFSNFPKYVAKRELARWIPSISYNLRRGGNAVIDRSDREQALQAIRALGETVRRRRVSAVIYPEGTRARSGEIGRFKSGGISELLAAAPETAVMPVAIDGSWKLLRHNLLPVPFGTRVHVYLGAPIARSAGEDREGLLRRVQEEIESTLARWRGGSAR, from the coding sequence ATGCAGCGCGCCGCCGATTGGTTGTTCACCGTCCCATTTCTGATCACCTTCGGCTTGCTTCTGCTGGTGTTCGATCCGCTGCAGCGCCTGGCGCGGCTGGCGGGCGCACGCCCCCACGAGCTGGTCGTCGGATTGCTCCAGGTCTCGCTGCTATGGGCCTTTCGCTTGTGCGGCACCAGGCTACAGGTGGAGCGCTCACCGCTGGTGCAGCCGTGGACGCCGTACCTGGTGGTGGCCAATCACCAGAGCATGTTCGACGTCCCGATCTTCGGCGCCTTGCTGTTCAGCAACTTCCCGAAGTACGTCGCCAAGCGCGAGCTGGCGCGCTGGATTCCGAGCATCTCTTACAACCTGCGGCGCGGCGGCAATGCCGTGATCGACCGCAGCGACCGCGAGCAGGCGCTGCAGGCGATTCGGGCGCTGGGCGAGACCGTGCGCCGGCGGCGGGTCTCGGCGGTGATCTATCCGGAAGGGACACGGGCGCGCAGCGGCGAGATCGGGCGGTTCAAGAGCGGCGGCATCAGCGAGCTGCTCGCAGCCGCGCCCGAGACCGCGGTGATGCCGGTCGCCATCGACGGCTCCTGGAAGCTGTTGCGCCACAACCTGCTTCCGGTGCCGTTCGGCACCCGCGTGCACGTGTACCTGGGCGCCCCGATTGCGCGCAGCGCCGGCGAGGACCGTGAGGGCTTGCTGCGCCGCGTGCAGGAAGAGATCGAGAGCACGCTGGCGCGCTGGCGCGGCGGCAGCGCTCGATAG
- the mutL gene encoding DNA mismatch repair endonuclease MutL, with translation MMEAAARQASSAGANRVRVLAPEVANQIAAGEVVERPAAVVKELVENAIDAGAQQIDVSLEDAGIGLIAVIDDGEGMSSADAVCAFSRHATSKVTSADDLFRITTLGFRGEALASIAAVSTTTLTTRPAAELAGTRVLVRGGTVIEAGEAGTPPGTRVEVADLFGNTPARRKFLKAPATEVGHVNELMTRIALAFPAIGFTLRHGPRQLLALPAAGDPSERIAAIFGRQRAAELLAFSARTATGEVHGWLSGTHVSMPTARQIYTYVNHRYVRDKLVSHALVAGYSTLLMQGRYPAAVVFLDLAPDEVDVNVHPAKSEVRFRRGGAVHELLSRAVQERLRQQPEVAAAPAPPTPAPAGWQMPIALRPAGMPAAPARPPDVIRLRPLLALPPAPPTNGGAGEPVAAVAPEPEAAGFFSSMKVIGQAFEGYLVCQHAEALVLIDQHAAHERVAFERLRQAYGAGGVPQQRLLVPALVELGPREAAVLNERLAELHALGFELEPFGGSSFAVRAVPALLADANPALLVRDLVEECIEVGGSRRLNEAAEAVLARLACHSVIRIGQTLGLEQIRALLGAMDTIPFSGNCPHGRPAYVTLTRAELERLFKRA, from the coding sequence GTGATGGAAGCCGCCGCGCGCCAAGCCAGCAGCGCCGGCGCCAACCGCGTGCGCGTGCTGGCGCCGGAAGTCGCCAACCAGATTGCCGCCGGCGAGGTGGTCGAGCGGCCGGCGGCGGTGGTGAAGGAACTGGTCGAAAACGCCATCGATGCCGGGGCGCAGCAGATCGACGTCAGCTTGGAAGACGCCGGCATCGGACTGATCGCCGTCATCGACGACGGCGAGGGCATGTCGTCGGCGGATGCCGTCTGCGCCTTCTCGCGCCACGCCACCAGCAAAGTGACTTCGGCCGACGATCTGTTTCGCATCACCACTCTGGGTTTTCGCGGCGAGGCGCTGGCGAGCATCGCGGCGGTGTCGACCACCACCCTGACGACGCGGCCGGCGGCGGAGCTGGCCGGCACGCGCGTGCTGGTGCGCGGCGGCACCGTTATCGAGGCGGGCGAGGCGGGCACGCCCCCGGGCACCCGCGTCGAGGTCGCCGACCTCTTCGGCAATACCCCGGCCCGGCGCAAGTTTTTGAAGGCCCCGGCCACCGAGGTCGGGCACGTCAACGAACTGATGACCCGCATCGCCCTGGCTTTTCCCGCCATCGGTTTCACCCTGCGTCACGGCCCGCGCCAACTGCTGGCCTTGCCGGCCGCCGGTGATCCGAGCGAGCGCATCGCCGCGATTTTCGGCCGCCAGCGCGCCGCCGAGCTGCTGGCCTTCAGTGCGCGCACGGCCACCGGAGAGGTGCACGGCTGGCTCAGCGGCACGCATGTGAGCATGCCGACGGCGCGGCAGATCTACACCTACGTCAACCACCGCTACGTCCGCGACAAGCTGGTCAGCCACGCGCTGGTGGCCGGCTACAGCACGCTCCTGATGCAGGGGCGCTACCCGGCGGCGGTGGTGTTCCTCGATCTGGCGCCCGATGAGGTGGATGTCAACGTGCACCCGGCCAAATCGGAAGTGCGCTTCCGGCGCGGCGGTGCGGTGCACGAGCTGTTGTCACGGGCAGTGCAAGAGCGCTTGCGCCAGCAGCCCGAAGTCGCGGCGGCGCCGGCCCCGCCGACCCCGGCGCCGGCCGGGTGGCAGATGCCGATTGCGCTGCGGCCCGCCGGCATGCCGGCAGCGCCGGCACGGCCGCCGGACGTGATCAGGCTGCGCCCGCTGTTGGCGCTGCCGCCGGCACCGCCAACTAATGGCGGCGCGGGCGAGCCGGTAGCCGCGGTTGCACCGGAGCCGGAGGCGGCGGGGTTCTTCTCCAGCATGAAGGTGATTGGCCAGGCCTTCGAGGGCTATCTCGTTTGCCAGCATGCCGAGGCGCTGGTGCTGATTGATCAGCACGCCGCGCACGAGCGCGTGGCCTTCGAGCGCCTGCGCCAGGCCTACGGCGCCGGGGGCGTCCCGCAGCAGCGGCTCTTGGTCCCGGCGCTGGTCGAACTCGGGCCGCGGGAGGCGGCGGTGCTGAACGAGCGGTTGGCGGAGCTACACGCGCTCGGCTTCGAGCTCGAGCCCTTCGGCGGCAGCAGCTTCGCCGTGCGCGCGGTGCCGGCGTTGCTGGCCGACGCCAACCCCGCGCTGCTGGTGCGCGACCTGGTGGAGGAATGCATCGAGGTCGGCGGCTCGCGCCGGCTCAACGAAGCCGCCGAGGCGGTGCTGGCACGGCTGGCCTGCCACAGCGTCATCCGCATCGGACAAACGCTGGGACTCGAACAAATCCGCGCCCTGCTCGGCGCCATGGATACCATCCCCTTCTCCGGCAACTGCCCCCATGGCCGGCCGGCCTATGTCACCCTCACCCGCGCTGAGTTGGAGCGCCTGTTCAAGCGCGCGTGA
- a CDS encoding helix-turn-helix domain-containing protein, with product MQEALCIELDPNLRAELELIIKTGPPQLGRRVQIILARADGVSLNAIGGRVGMHRDSVRRWVLRFNHRGLAGLQHGNKGKPRNVIFNAATRAEIRRRADTNPLGLGEPFARWSLCKLRDHLVERGIVRTISVETLRLMLLSEPLSKVFWTPRQRVIEPLPPEVRHHLLASAYHADPQQSKRARALLALANGATISDVVATQRIGKSHLRRWLADFRHFGLAALNPHGPTPPVGDTGRELNTPASSSGLARTAAA from the coding sequence ATGCAAGAAGCGCTGTGTATCGAGTTGGACCCGAACCTGCGGGCCGAGCTCGAGTTGATCATCAAGACCGGGCCGCCGCAACTGGGGCGGCGGGTGCAGATCATTTTGGCGCGTGCCGATGGCGTGTCCCTGAACGCCATCGGCGGCCGCGTCGGCATGCACCGCGACAGCGTGCGTCGCTGGGTGTTGCGATTCAACCATCGCGGCCTGGCCGGCTTGCAGCACGGCAACAAGGGCAAGCCGCGGAACGTCATCTTCAATGCCGCCACTCGGGCGGAAATCCGCCGCCGCGCCGATACGAACCCTCTTGGTTTGGGCGAGCCGTTCGCGCGCTGGTCGCTGTGCAAACTCCGCGACCACCTGGTTGAGCGTGGCATCGTTCGAACCATCAGCGTCGAGACGCTGCGCTTGATGCTGCTCAGCGAGCCTCTATCAAAGGTTTTTTGGACGCCTCGCCAGCGCGTCATCGAGCCGCTTCCGCCGGAAGTACGGCACCATCTCCTGGCCTCAGCCTACCACGCTGATCCGCAACAATCGAAACGAGCGCGTGCGCTGCTCGCGCTCGCCAACGGCGCCACCATAAGCGATGTCGTGGCAACGCAGCGGATCGGCAAGAGCCACCTGCGCCGCTGGCTCGCCGATTTCAGGCACTTCGGCCTGGCGGCACTGAATCCGCATGGGCCAACGCCGCCGGTTGGCGACACCGGCCGAGAGCTCAATACGCCGGCAAGCAGCAGTGGCCTCGCGCGCACCGCCGCGGCCTGA
- a CDS encoding low molecular weight protein arginine phosphatase, producing MPSADPQVPFAYRKILFICHANTSRSIIAEALLKKMLRERALHDHLAVESGGIAAYARDGALVSLDARLVLRDEGIHISPDSVSTDLKRNRHMVADADLILAMTTEQVHMIRNAFPEAEHKPVFTLKEFAGGHGDIEDPAGRDENFFAACRDEIKACLERAVERLAPVSNGE from the coding sequence ATGCCCTCTGCCGACCCGCAGGTTCCCTTCGCCTACCGCAAGATTCTGTTCATCTGCCACGCCAACACCAGCCGTAGCATCATCGCCGAAGCGTTGCTGAAGAAGATGCTGCGCGAGCGCGCCCTGCACGATCACCTCGCCGTGGAATCGGGCGGCATCGCGGCTTACGCGCGCGACGGCGCGCTGGTGTCGCTCGACGCCCGGCTGGTGTTGCGCGATGAAGGCATCCACATTTCGCCGGATTCCGTCTCCACCGACCTCAAGCGCAATCGCCATATGGTCGCCGATGCCGACCTGATTCTGGCGATGACCACCGAGCAGGTGCACATGATCCGTAACGCCTTCCCGGAAGCCGAGCACAAACCGGTGTTCACGCTGAAGGAATTCGCCGGCGGCCACGGCGATATCGAGGACCCCGCCGGCCGCGACGAGAACTTCTTTGCCGCCTGCCGCGACGAAATCAAAGCCTGCC
- the bcp gene encoding thioredoxin-dependent thiol peroxidase codes for MPIQVGKPAPAFTLTDAEGKKVSLSDFTGKDVILYFYPKDDTPGCTKEACGFRDHWRELTQAGVVVLGVSADGAAAHQKFIAKYRLPFPLLSDPERTVMTRYGAYGEKVMYGKKTQGVIRSTVWIGPDGRVKKHWAKVAKAEAHPAIVLAALGAEK; via the coding sequence ATGCCGATTCAAGTAGGCAAGCCGGCCCCGGCGTTCACCCTTACTGACGCCGAGGGCAAGAAGGTTTCGCTGAGTGACTTCACGGGCAAGGACGTGATTCTCTACTTCTACCCGAAAGACGACACGCCGGGCTGCACCAAGGAAGCCTGCGGCTTTCGCGATCATTGGCGGGAGCTGACCCAGGCCGGGGTGGTGGTGCTCGGGGTCTCGGCCGACGGTGCCGCCGCGCACCAGAAGTTCATCGCCAAGTACCGCCTGCCGTTCCCGTTGCTCTCCGATCCCGAGCGCACGGTGATGACGCGCTACGGCGCTTACGGCGAAAAGGTGATGTACGGGAAGAAGACCCAGGGCGTGATCCGCTCGACGGTGTGGATCGGCCCGGATGGGCGGGTCAAGAAGCATTGGGCCAAGGTGGCCAAGGCGGAGGCTCACCCGGCCATCGTTCTGGCAGCGCTGGGGGCGGAGAAGTAG
- the miaA gene encoding tRNA (adenosine(37)-N6)-dimethylallyltransferase MiaA produces MESPLVIALVGPTGVGKTACALALAEQLGAEIVNADSRQVYRYLDIGSAKPSAAERARVAHHVFDVVDPDEPFDCARYRELALAAIAAIQQHGRRALVVGGTGLYLKALRYGLFPGPPRDPALRLRLEAEEDAEAGSLHRRLAEIDRTTAARLHPHDRVRLVRALEVHTLTGRPLSAWQAEHGFRGEAVPMTVIGLTRARAQLHQRIATRCAAMVEAGLVDEVLSLWARGYHRQLPVLQTIGYREMGAVAAGELTMAAGLAAMTRATCQLAKRQLTWFRADPTVRWCDAEEGLAPTRAILLPR; encoded by the coding sequence ATGGAGTCGCCCCTGGTCATAGCCCTGGTTGGCCCCACCGGCGTCGGCAAGACCGCCTGCGCGCTGGCGCTGGCCGAGCAGCTCGGCGCCGAGATCGTCAACGCCGACTCGCGCCAGGTCTACCGCTATCTCGACATCGGCAGCGCCAAGCCGAGCGCGGCCGAGCGTGCGCGCGTCGCTCACCACGTCTTCGACGTCGTCGATCCCGACGAGCCCTTCGACTGCGCCCGCTACCGCGAGCTGGCGCTGGCGGCGATCGCCGCAATTCAGCAACACGGCCGGCGCGCGCTGGTGGTCGGCGGGACGGGGCTGTATCTCAAGGCGTTGCGCTACGGGTTATTTCCCGGACCACCGCGTGATCCGGCGCTACGGCTGCGATTGGAGGCGGAAGAGGACGCCGAAGCCGGCAGCTTGCATCGGCGGCTGGCCGAAATCGATCGGACCACAGCCGCGCGGCTGCACCCGCATGACCGCGTTCGGCTTGTACGCGCGCTCGAGGTCCACACCCTTACCGGCCGGCCGCTGAGCGCGTGGCAAGCCGAGCACGGCTTTCGCGGCGAAGCCGTGCCCATGACCGTGATCGGCCTCACCCGGGCGCGCGCGCAGCTCCACCAGCGCATTGCCACGCGCTGCGCGGCGATGGTCGAGGCCGGGCTCGTCGACGAGGTCCTTAGCCTGTGGGCGCGCGGCTACCACCGCCAGCTGCCGGTCTTGCAGACCATCGGCTACCGCGAGATGGGCGCGGTGGCGGCGGGCGAGCTGACGATGGCCGCCGGCCTGGCCGCCATGACCCGCGCCACCTGCCAGCTCGCTAAGCGCCAGCTGACCTGGTTTCGCGCCGACCCCACCGTGCGCTGGTGCGACGCCGAGGAGGGCCTGGCGCCAACGCGAGCGATCCTGCTGCCGCGCTGA
- a CDS encoding response regulator transcription factor: MSVTIALADDHAVVRIGVQALLQGEPDFTVIGEAADGLQALALAERLHPDVLVLDVAMSGLNGLEVTRQLAQRAPRTRVVILSMYADESYVAAAFQNGAAGYVLKGAEPAELIRAIHEAAAGRRYLGAPLCAAPGMMRGQHPQRSVLDPYETLTTREREVLQLAAEGHTSAEIAARLYVSARTVETHRANLMRKLGLHGQADLVRYALRRGIVRL; encoded by the coding sequence TTGAGCGTCACCATTGCGCTCGCGGATGACCACGCGGTGGTCCGTATCGGTGTGCAGGCGCTGCTGCAGGGCGAGCCGGATTTCACCGTGATCGGGGAAGCCGCCGACGGGTTGCAGGCGTTGGCGCTGGCGGAACGTCTGCACCCGGACGTGTTGGTGCTCGACGTCGCGATGTCCGGCTTGAATGGCTTGGAAGTCACCCGCCAGCTGGCGCAGCGAGCGCCGCGGACGCGGGTGGTGATCTTGTCGATGTACGCCGACGAGTCCTATGTCGCCGCGGCATTCCAAAACGGAGCCGCCGGCTACGTCCTCAAGGGAGCGGAACCGGCGGAATTGATTCGGGCGATCCACGAGGCCGCGGCCGGGCGGCGCTACCTTGGTGCACCCTTGTGTGCCGCGCCCGGAATGATGCGTGGCCAGCACCCGCAACGCAGCGTGCTCGATCCCTACGAAACCCTCACAACCCGAGAACGCGAAGTCCTCCAACTCGCCGCCGAAGGCCACACCAGCGCGGAGATCGCCGCCCGGCTCTACGTCAGCGCCCGCACGGTCGAGACCCATCGCGCCAACCTGATGCGCAAGCTCGGCTTGCATGGCCAGGCCGATCTGGTCCGCTACGCTTTACGCCGCGGAATCGTGCGGCTGTAA
- a CDS encoding HD domain-containing protein — translation MLIRDPIHGDVDLSRLEVEVLDLPAVQRLRGIKQLGTAYLVYPGCVHTRFEHSLGACAVAHRLIAALRQRGAIIAGELAEAIGCAALIHDVTHVPFGHTLEDERRLFPRHDKGTRLAQQLDGELGAHLARLGIKDLVAALLGAQSAAAVPRWAQQIVASTIDADLLDYLRRDAYCAGLRQDYDDRIFRYFVIDGDQLGLNLTKHGMERPDAWSETTALLRLRYFLTERVYYHHTKVAAGAMVSKAVELALPLGFGEQSLLEHNDWTLLAALAQLPDLGVRQLVARLQRRALYKRGYAISCRTVAAADRSRLVAQYHDSPAARRQAEAALARTLGCRPHELIIYCPALTVMKEAAVLVRRPSGLAPLNQDSAAAGSEIAALEARYAALWRLYVFVPAEFASATAAAAREHFGYASEFA, via the coding sequence ATGCTCATCCGCGACCCGATCCATGGCGACGTCGATTTGAGCCGGCTTGAAGTCGAGGTGCTCGACTTGCCGGCGGTGCAGCGGCTGCGCGGCATCAAGCAGCTCGGCACCGCGTACCTGGTGTACCCGGGTTGCGTGCACACCCGGTTCGAGCACTCGCTCGGCGCCTGTGCCGTCGCCCATCGCCTGATCGCAGCGCTGCGCCAGCGGGGCGCGATCATCGCCGGCGAGCTGGCCGAGGCCATCGGCTGCGCCGCCTTGATACACGACGTCACCCATGTGCCCTTCGGTCACACGCTCGAAGACGAGCGCCGGCTGTTCCCGCGCCACGACAAGGGCACGCGCCTGGCGCAGCAGCTCGACGGTGAGCTGGGCGCGCACCTTGCCCGGCTGGGCATCAAGGACCTGGTGGCCGCCCTGCTCGGCGCTCAGTCCGCGGCGGCGGTGCCGCGCTGGGCGCAACAGATCGTCGCCAGTACCATCGACGCCGATCTGCTCGACTATTTGCGCCGCGATGCCTACTGCGCCGGCCTGCGCCAGGACTACGACGATCGCATCTTCCGTTACTTCGTCATCGACGGCGACCAGCTCGGCCTAAACCTAACCAAGCACGGCATGGAGCGGCCCGACGCCTGGTCGGAGACCACCGCACTGTTGCGGCTGCGCTACTTCCTGACCGAGCGGGTGTACTACCACCACACCAAGGTGGCAGCCGGGGCGATGGTGTCGAAGGCGGTCGAGCTGGCGCTGCCGCTGGGCTTCGGCGAGCAGTCGCTGCTCGAACACAACGATTGGACACTGCTGGCGGCATTGGCGCAGCTGCCCGACCTCGGCGTGCGGCAACTGGTGGCGCGCTTGCAGCGCCGTGCGCTTTACAAACGCGGCTACGCCATCTCGTGCCGGACGGTGGCTGCGGCTGATCGCTCCCGCCTGGTGGCACAGTACCACGACTCGCCCGCCGCCCGCCGTCAAGCCGAGGCGGCGCTAGCGCGCACCCTCGGCTGCCGGCCGCACGAGCTGATCATCTACTGCCCGGCGCTGACGGTAATGAAGGAGGCCGCCGTGCTAGTGCGCCGCCCCAGCGGCCTGGCGCCGCTCAACCAGGACAGCGCCGCTGCCGGCTCGGAGATCGCCGCGCTGGAAGCCCGCTACGCGGCGCTGTGGCGGCTCTACGTCTTCGTCCCGGCCGAATTCGCCAGCGCAACCGCGGCCGCCGCCCGCGAGCACTTCGGCTACGCCAGCGAGTTCGCCTGA
- a CDS encoding SDR family NAD(P)-dependent oxidoreductase, whose product MAGLLEGKVAIVTGAGRGIGREEALLMAQHGAKVVVNDLGGGFDGSGASTGPAQEVVNEIKKAGGEAVANGDSVSDFKAAKRIIECAADTFGKVNIIVNNAGILRDRMIFNMGEEDWDAVIAVHLKGTFNMSRHACEYWREEHKKGNLLNGRIINTSSDSGLLGNVGQTNYGAAKAAVALLAITIDREMAKYGVTANAIAPVARTRLTVDATPSTAAIMGAPVSEGEFDVFSPRNVAPLVVWLASDDAKDIHGEVFRVGGGTVWLMQGWHSASKVQQHATWDAAQLGAKLKGEFAKGVVKKESTADIFAGGL is encoded by the coding sequence ATGGCAGGTTTACTTGAAGGTAAAGTTGCGATCGTCACCGGCGCAGGACGCGGAATCGGTCGCGAAGAAGCCTTGCTGATGGCCCAGCATGGGGCCAAGGTGGTGGTCAACGATCTGGGCGGCGGCTTCGACGGCAGCGGCGCCAGCACCGGCCCGGCGCAGGAAGTGGTCAACGAGATCAAGAAGGCGGGCGGCGAGGCGGTCGCCAACGGCGACAGCGTCAGCGATTTCAAGGCCGCCAAGCGCATCATCGAGTGCGCCGCTGACACTTTCGGCAAGGTCAACATCATCGTCAACAACGCCGGCATCCTGCGCGATCGCATGATCTTCAACATGGGCGAGGAAGATTGGGACGCGGTGATCGCCGTGCACCTCAAGGGCACCTTCAACATGAGCCGCCACGCCTGCGAGTACTGGCGCGAGGAGCACAAGAAGGGCAACCTCCTCAACGGCCGCATCATCAATACCTCGTCCGACTCCGGCCTGCTCGGCAACGTCGGCCAAACCAACTACGGCGCCGCCAAGGCGGCGGTGGCGCTGCTGGCCATCACCATCGACCGCGAAATGGCCAAGTACGGCGTCACCGCCAACGCCATTGCGCCGGTGGCGCGCACACGGCTGACCGTCGATGCCACGCCCTCGACCGCGGCCATCATGGGCGCGCCGGTGAGCGAGGGAGAATTCGACGTCTTCAGCCCGCGCAACGTCGCGCCGCTGGTGGTGTGGCTGGCCAGTGATGACGCCAAAGACATTCACGGCGAAGTCTTCCGCGTCGGCGGCGGCACCGTCTGGCTGATGCAGGGCTGGCACTCGGCCTCCAAGGTGCAACAACACGCCACTTGGGACGCGGCCCAGCTGGGCGCGAAGCTCAAGGGCGAGTTCGCCAAGGGCGTGGTCAAGAAGGAAAGCACCGCCGACATCTTCGCCGGCGGGCTCTAG